The following proteins are co-located in the Syngnathus scovelli strain Florida chromosome 5, RoL_Ssco_1.2, whole genome shotgun sequence genome:
- the mab21l2 gene encoding protein mab-21-like 2: MIATQAKLVYQLNKYHGERCQARKAAIAKTIREVCKVVSDVLKEVEVQEPRFISSLSEIDARYEGMEVTSPNEFEVVLYLNQMGVFNFVDDGSLPGCAVLKLSDGRKRSMSLWVEFITASGYLSARKIRSRFQTLVAQAVDKCSYRDVVKMVADTSEVRLRIRERYVVQITPAFKCTGIWPRSAAQWPAAHIPWPGPNRVAEVKAEGFNLLSKECYSLTGKQSSAESDAWVLQFSEAENRLLMAGCRKKCLSVLKTLRDRHLELPGQPLNSYHMKTLLLYECEKHPREADWDEACLGDRLNGILLQLISCLQCRRCPHYFLPNLDLFQGKPHSALEAAAKQTWRLAREILTNAKSLDKL; encoded by the coding sequence ATGATCGCCACCCAGGCCAAGCTGGTGTACCAGCTCAACAAGTACCACGGCGAGCGGTGCCAGGCGCGCAAGGCCGCCATCGCCAAGACCATCCGCGAGGTGTGCAAGGTGGTCTCGGACGTGCTGAAGGAGGTGGAGGTGCAGGAGCCGCGCTTCATCAGCTCGCTGAGCGAGATCGACGCGCGCTACGAGGGCATGGAGGTCACGTCGCCCAACGAGTTCGAGGTGGTGCTCTACCTCAACCAGATGGGCGTGTTCAACTTCGTGGACGACGGCTCGCTGCCCGGCTGCGCCGTGCTCAAGCTGAGCGACGGCCGCAAGCGCAGCATGTCGCTGTGGGTGGAGTTCATCACCGCCTCGGGCTACCTGTCGGCGCGCAAGATCCGCTCGCGCTTCCAGACGCTGGTGGCGCAGGCGGTGGACAAGTGCAGCTACCGCGACGTGGTCAAGATGGTGGCGGACACCAGCGAGGTGCGGCTGCGCATCCGCGAGCGCTACGTGGTGCAGATCACGCCGGCCTTCAAGTGCACGGGCATCTGGCCGCGCAGCGCGGCGCAGTGGCCGGCGGCGCACATTCCCTGGCCGGGCCCCAACCGCGTGGCCGAAGTCAAAGCGGAGGGCTTCAACCTGCTCTCCAAGGAGTGCTACTCGCTCACCGGCAAGCAGAGCTCGGCCGAGAGCGACGCCTGGGTGCTGCAGTTCAGCGAGGCCGAGAACCGGCTGCTGATGGCCGGCTGCCGCAAGAAGTGCCTGTCGGTGCTCAAGACCCTGCGCGACCGCCACCTGGAGCTGCCCGGCCAGCCGCTCAACAGCTACCACATGAAGACGCTGCTGCTGTACGAGTGCGAGAAGCACCCGCGCGAGGCCGACTGGGACGAGGCGTGCCTGGGAGACCGGCTCAACGGAATCCTGCTGCAGCTCATCTCCTGCCTGCAATGCCGACGCTGCCCGCACTACTTCCTGCCTAACCTGGACCTCTTTCAGGGCAAGCCGCACTCGGCTCTGGAGGCGGCCGCCAAGCAGACGTGGAGGCTGGCCAGGGAGATCCTTACCAATGCCAAGAGCTTGGACAAattataa